The genomic stretch CGGCGAGGGTCGGTGCGCCGTTCGCTCGCTACCCTCGCCTCGTGCCCAGCGTCGCCCGCCCCGATGCCTCCGGCGCCGGGGACCCCACCCCACCGGCGGCCCGGTCGGTCGGTCGTCGCGGGCAGCGCACCCGCCAACGCCTGTTGGAGAGCACGGCCGAACTCCTCGACACCGCGACCTACCGGGAGGTCCGGGTCGTCGACATCGCCCGCGCCGCCGAGATGTCGCCGGCCGCCTTCTACCAGTACTTCGGCGACGTCGAGGAAGCGGTGTTGGCCCTGGCCGAGGAGATGGCCTCGACGTGCGGGCCCGAGTTGGCCGACCTCGTCCGTGACCGGCCGTGGCGGGGTCCGTCGGCGTGGGACTCGGCGTTGGGGGTGGCCGACGGGTTCCTCGGGGTGTGGGACCGCCACCGGGCGGTGCTGCGGGTCGTCGACCTGGCCACCGACGAGGGGGACCGGCGGTTCCGTGACCTGCGCACGCGGTTCCTCCGCGAGCCCTCCGAGGCGCTGGTGGAGCTCCTCGCGCACGAGGACGGCGACCGACCCGACCCGCGAGCCGAGGCCGGGGTCGTGATCTCGATGCTCGCCCACGTGGCCGCCCACCACGAAGGCCTGGAGCAGTGGGGTGCCCCGCGGGACGACCTGCGACGTTCCATGGCCCGTGTCCTCTACACCACCGTCACCGGGCGGACGCCGCCCGCGCCGGATCAGGCCGGGCCGTCGTCCGCGTCGGTGTCGTCGTAGTCCGTCCGGGCGCGGTCGGCGATCGAGCCCCGGCGGAACAGCCCCCAGAGGGCCACGGCGGTGACCACCACCACGCCGGCGGCCACCACCGGCCAGTCGACCGTCGTCGCGAGCACGGGCACCCGTCCACCCTCGCACGGCGGGGCGCCGCCGGCCAGATCGGGTCCGGGGTCCGGTCGGTGGCCGTCGACGACCGTGCCGCGGGGGCGGCATAACATCGGGGCTCCGTGACCACGACGCTTCCCGACGACGCCGCCCCCCCGGCGCTC from Acidimicrobiales bacterium encodes the following:
- a CDS encoding TetR/AcrR family transcriptional regulator: MPSVARPDASGAGDPTPPAARSVGRRGQRTRQRLLESTAELLDTATYREVRVVDIARAAEMSPAAFYQYFGDVEEAVLALAEEMASTCGPELADLVRDRPWRGPSAWDSALGVADGFLGVWDRHRAVLRVVDLATDEGDRRFRDLRTRFLREPSEALVELLAHEDGDRPDPRAEAGVVISMLAHVAAHHEGLEQWGAPRDDLRRSMARVLYTTVTGRTPPAPDQAGPSSASVSS